gtttatattatattactactGGAGAATGGGTCATGGAGTTAGTTTTACATCTGAAACCAGTCCATAAAGGAAACACTATGTATATAGTTTGCATCCACGTAACAAAGTACTACTGGGTAAGTTCATCTATACCTAGGTATATAACACGTGTAAGATTCTTGATTCCATTTATTGTGCTAAACGTAAAACCCATCTTTATACCTTTCTCGGCAGCATATAGTAAGATTGTAAACCATTGGAAGAAGCATTTACAATATTTATGGACAGTGGGAATCGCAGCGAAGTGGCCGAATTCATCCTTCTTGGACTTTCCAATGACCCCAGTATACAAGTTGTGCTATTTCTACTCTTCCTGGCTATCTACACAGCGACACTGGCTGGCAATGCTCTCCTTATCCTAGTAGTTGCCTTTGATCAGCGTCTACACAACTCAATGTATTTCTTCCTCACTAACTTGTCTCTCCTTGACATCGGCTATACTTCAGTAACTATTCCTAAAATGCTTGTGAACTTTCTAGCTGAAAAGAAAACTATTTCATTCATAGGCTGCTTTGTCCAggtttttcttttccatttcctGGGTGTAAGTGAATGCATCCTTTTGACTTTCATGGCATATGATCGGTATGTTGCAATCTGTAACCCTCTACGATACAATATGGTCATGAACAGAACAGCTTGTGGTCTGATGGTCAGTGTTGTTTGGGTGATTGGATGCATTATAGCTTCAACCGATATTTTCTTTATACTCAAATTAACATTCTGTGGTCCGAATACAGTCAACCATTTCTTCTGTGAGGCTACATCCATAGATCAATTAGCGTGTAGTAATCTCTCTATAAACAACATTATAAAGTTGTTTGGCAGTGTCACATCACTTCTCATCCCACTTAGTCTTATTTTTCTTTCATATCTGCGCATCATTTCTGCATTAATGAAACTCCATTCTGGGAAATACAAAGCATTTTCTACGTGTTTTTCCCACCTGATTGTCGTGgttatttattttggaactgctatTTTTTTGTACATTACCCCTAAACACGTAAAGGCCATTGAAGACAAAAATGTGTCTCTCTTGTATACAACAGTGACCCCTTTGTTAAACCCCTTGATTTATAGTTTAAGAAATAAAGATGTTCataaagtatttagaaagttAATCAAGACTGATAccataaagcaagcatgtcaaactcaaaggctagcatggGCCCAATAAACacggtttattttgaaaagtacagtatataaaaaaaacagcttcCCCCACTACTAAACCATAGCACgctctctactaaatcacagtccccctctactaaatcccagtcccctccatatactaaatcctagtcctgcccctatactaaatcccagtccccccctctactaaatcccagcacccctctctagacaacaagcagactccactcacattgccactgccagtatgcgactccggagtccggcctctggtataccccaattGGCACCGTCCTCACCGTGTGCCAAAACATATCCtcctgctacttcttgaaaccctgtgaaggtggagcacgtcaatgtcacgtcagaatgtgacgtggcgttgcgtgcctccgtgcacctccataTACTCCACTGCTCAGCAGCGGCCATCacaacactgacccacacacactcactcacacacacacacacactgacagacacacacatacaaacacacacagacacacacacacactgacagacacacagacacccacacactgacgaacacacacacagacacactcactgactcacacacactcagacacccacacacactcagacacccacacacactcagacacccacatactcactggcagacactcactaaaagacacacacagacagaaagacacacacacacactcactgacagacagacagacagacacaaatacacatacacacactgacagatagacacacacacatacactgacagacacacacacacatttacacattcttgcgcACActgacatcattttatttattgctctctacctttgggagctgtatggggcctctccctggggtccagtggggatcttctcacTGTGGTCTCCCTTCCTGCttttcactgctccctcgcgcgtagTTTAGGCACCAGGCATAACTACAGACGGCACGTGTAAGGGAGCAGtggggagcaggaagactgagctcctccagcgacctctcctccccggctgggttcattttagcagagtaggcacctaagCATGTACTCGTGGCTCGCCAGGCCGCAAATATGTTCATTGTTTACGTGCTTACCATGTAGTAACCACCACTTAAGATTGTATTATTGTAATTGCAATACATGACatttatattgaaaataataatatgttcTTGGATTTAATGCATCtgtattttaaataactttttaacTCAGTATCTTCAAGTGGTTTGCAGAAAAAACAACCCCCAGAAAACAAGTCTGTCTTGAAAAGTAATGTTTGCCTAGATAGTGCATTATTTaatagaaacaaaaacattttcatgGAGCAGAAGCAATTTTAAAAATCATTTACCAATTgatgaggccctggggagatagcgcagctaagcggacaagggcacatgtaggagtgtggggatagatgcatgggattggttgggaagagtctgtgggtgtgattatgttctgtgtaagacagtgtgggggaggtcttacctcagtgccacttgggattcgggccagcaaacagcttcctgtcctcctgctcctgcaggttacacagcctgatggttgaggcttctggcttccctcagggctgctgcagcgtggatggtggccggcacctgtggggacaattggcaagcattaataaaggtatggctaccggtgtgggccccccccccgcggcctgcctccccctggagcaacccctgcggtctcccctgctgcctcccatgcggtccctgcccctgggggccgcaacagcactgtcccctgatcccactcctcgggcccggttgctgAGGTGGaacccgggcccgaggcatcaacaggaccccccagacacgcggcctgaCAACTGGGGCCTGGATTTGCGGCctttctgcggccgcgcgcgtggcacggccttctgcca
This region of Pelobates fuscus isolate aPelFus1 chromosome 2, aPelFus1.pri, whole genome shotgun sequence genomic DNA includes:
- the LOC134585378 gene encoding olfactory receptor 7G3-like, which gives rise to MDSGNRSEVAEFILLGLSNDPSIQVVLFLLFLAIYTATLAGNALLILVVAFDQRLHNSMYFFLTNLSLLDIGYTSVTIPKMLVNFLAEKKTISFIGCFVQVFLFHFLGVSECILLTFMAYDRYVAICNPLRYNMVMNRTACGLMVSVVWVIGCIIASTDIFFILKLTFCGPNTVNHFFCEATSIDQLACSNLSINNIIKLFGSVTSLLIPLSLIFLSYLRIISALMKLHSGKYKAFSTCFSHLIVVVIYFGTAIFLYITPKHVKAIEDKNVSLLYTTVTPLLNPLIYSLRNKDVHKVFRKLISRVP